The following are encoded in a window of Haloarcula halophila genomic DNA:
- a CDS encoding TRAM domain-containing protein, which translates to MADCPLADDCPSFTERIEGMGCTHYGDRGGAEWCNHYNQPISDLKSQPVKPGQEVVVTVEDIHESGAGVGRTEDGFIIMVDGVLPPAKSKVKVTKVRSNHARAEELERLELDEDETEDDEPADDEETQADTEADDEDDRRLGSRDNFWGS; encoded by the coding sequence ATGGCCGACTGCCCGCTTGCCGACGATTGCCCCAGTTTCACCGAACGCATCGAGGGGATGGGGTGTACACACTACGGCGACAGAGGTGGCGCCGAGTGGTGTAATCACTACAACCAGCCCATCTCCGACCTCAAGAGCCAGCCGGTGAAGCCGGGACAGGAAGTCGTCGTGACCGTCGAAGATATCCACGAGAGCGGTGCCGGCGTCGGGCGGACCGAAGACGGGTTCATCATCATGGTCGACGGCGTCCTCCCGCCGGCTAAATCGAAGGTGAAAGTCACCAAGGTCCGGTCGAACCACGCCCGCGCGGAGGAACTCGAACGGCTGGAACTCGACGAGGACGAGACCGAAGACGACGAGCCGGCTGACGACGAGGAGACGCAAGCCGACACCGAGGCAGACGACGAAGACGACCGACGGCTGGGCAGCCGCGACAACTTCTGGGGCAGTTAA